In Nocardia asteroides, a single genomic region encodes these proteins:
- a CDS encoding MarR family winged helix-turn-helix transcriptional regulator encodes MSRTDALALDQQLCFALYSASRAVTRLYRPLLEALGLTYPQYLVMLVLWERGTVTVKELGQALDLDSGTLSPLLKRLEANGVVARVRSAADERSVLIAPTEAGAALREQAATVPERIACASGMDPRDLVGFRDQLREMTRIVNETEVDP; translated from the coding sequence ATGTCGCGAACGGATGCGCTGGCACTGGACCAGCAGCTGTGCTTCGCCCTGTATTCGGCGTCCCGTGCGGTCACCCGGCTGTACCGGCCGCTACTGGAGGCGCTCGGGCTGACCTACCCGCAGTACCTGGTGATGCTGGTGCTCTGGGAGCGCGGCACGGTGACCGTCAAGGAGCTGGGCCAGGCGCTCGACCTGGACTCCGGCACGCTCTCGCCGCTGCTCAAGCGGCTGGAGGCGAACGGGGTGGTGGCGCGGGTGCGCTCGGCCGCGGACGAGCGCTCGGTGCTGATCGCGCCGACCGAGGCGGGCGCCGCGCTGCGCGAGCAGGCGGCCACGGTGCCGGAGCGCATCGCCTGCGCCAGCGGAATGGACCCGCGCGACCTCGTCGGCTTCCGGGATCAGCTCAGGGAGATGACCAGGATCGTCAACGAGACCGAGGTGGATCCCTAG
- a CDS encoding TetR/AcrR family transcriptional regulator, protein MTRASTGTYRGASSEERREDRRNRLLDAALGIIGTRGLSALTVRGVCEQAKVGPRFFYEAFADLDALAAELLLRIQQAGLDRARRAIAETSADPEARIRAGVAALITELTDDPRRAKIVFAQAYGSEALMRSRFDGMRRVAEVIIEQTRVVLDLPQGQDAAVAVTSQLITGGSAELVLIWLDGQLEVDRDGLVDLLADFAVDMLARIPALAERLQATKKSAAS, encoded by the coding sequence ATGACCCGCGCATCGACCGGCACCTACCGGGGCGCCTCCTCGGAGGAGCGTCGCGAGGATCGGCGCAATCGGCTGCTGGACGCGGCGCTCGGCATCATCGGCACCAGGGGGCTCTCCGCGCTCACCGTGCGCGGGGTCTGCGAGCAGGCCAAGGTCGGGCCGCGCTTCTTCTACGAGGCCTTCGCCGACCTGGACGCGCTCGCCGCCGAGCTGCTGCTCCGCATCCAGCAGGCCGGGCTGGACCGGGCCCGCCGCGCCATCGCCGAGACCTCGGCCGACCCGGAGGCCAGGATCCGCGCCGGGGTCGCCGCGCTGATCACCGAGCTCACCGACGACCCGCGGCGGGCGAAGATCGTCTTCGCGCAGGCGTACGGCAGCGAGGCGCTGATGCGCAGCCGCTTCGACGGCATGCGCCGGGTGGCCGAGGTGATCATCGAGCAGACCAGGGTGGTGCTCGACCTCCCGCAGGGGCAGGACGCCGCCGTCGCCGTCACCTCGCAGCTCATCACCGGGGGCTCCGCCGAGCTGGTGCTGATCTGGCTGGACGGTCAGCTCGAGGTCGACCGGGACGGCCTCGTCGACCTGCTCGCCGACTTCGCCGTGGACATGCTGGCCCGGATCCCCGCGCTCGCCGAGCGGCTGCAGGCCACGAAGAAGTCCGCGGCCTCCTAG
- a CDS encoding cytochrome P450 has translation MSLLLAPPTVDGLTEKYRHVRARAAFRVQRAAVRLADRIPSRVRPLAEPPPGSGLKPVLGDSGPPVIGYTFHSIVDPLGFGQRRYDRFGDVQWVGVLGRKVVFVGSPAAFEAVLLDRNKVMSAERGWEYLIGPFFRGGLMLRDFEDHLHHRRIMQQAFTRPRLEGYLALTTPLLERAVAEWEPGPRFHVYPAIKKMLLQQATAVFAGAELGPIANRLEHAFEDAVHGGMAIIRANVPGGVWARGLRGRRTLSEYFRSELPAKRAGDGADLFSVLTRARSTDGHAFTDEEVVEHMIFVMMAAHDTSTIASAMLIYELGRHPEWQERVRAESLALGKDSLDYADLEQLPSLDLAFREALRMWAPVGQQARETTSDTELCGHFVPKGTLVMTGPFGLMRNAEFWHDPDTFDPERFIDGRREDKSHRFAFPPFGGGAHKCIGLYFGGMTVKAVLHRMLLSYRWSVPAGYLPPMVPTTGPTPADGLPIRLERLA, from the coding sequence ATGAGTCTTCTGCTTGCCCCGCCCACCGTCGACGGTCTCACCGAGAAGTACCGTCACGTCCGCGCCAGGGCCGCCTTCAGGGTCCAGCGGGCCGCCGTGCGGCTGGCCGACCGGATTCCGAGCCGGGTGCGGCCGCTCGCCGAGCCGCCGCCGGGCAGCGGGCTGAAACCGGTGCTCGGTGATTCCGGCCCGCCGGTGATCGGCTACACCTTCCACTCCATCGTCGACCCGCTCGGCTTCGGCCAGCGGCGCTACGACCGCTTCGGCGATGTGCAGTGGGTCGGGGTGCTCGGCCGCAAGGTGGTCTTCGTCGGCAGCCCGGCCGCCTTCGAGGCGGTGCTGCTGGACCGGAACAAGGTGATGTCGGCCGAGCGCGGCTGGGAGTACCTGATCGGCCCGTTCTTCCGCGGCGGGCTGATGCTGCGCGACTTCGAGGACCACCTGCACCACCGCCGGATCATGCAGCAGGCCTTCACCAGGCCCCGGCTGGAGGGGTACCTCGCGCTCACCACGCCGCTGCTGGAGCGCGCGGTGGCGGAGTGGGAGCCGGGCCCGCGGTTCCACGTCTACCCGGCGATCAAAAAGATGCTGCTGCAGCAGGCCACCGCGGTCTTCGCCGGCGCCGAGCTCGGCCCGATCGCGAACCGGCTGGAGCACGCCTTCGAGGACGCGGTGCACGGCGGCATGGCGATCATCAGGGCGAACGTGCCCGGTGGGGTCTGGGCGCGCGGGCTGCGCGGCAGGCGCACGCTCTCCGAGTACTTCCGCAGCGAGCTGCCCGCCAAGCGCGCGGGCGACGGCGCCGACCTGTTCAGCGTGCTGACCCGGGCGCGCAGCACCGACGGCCACGCCTTCACCGACGAGGAGGTGGTGGAGCACATGATCTTCGTGATGATGGCGGCGCACGATACGAGCACCATCGCCTCCGCCATGCTGATCTACGAGCTGGGCAGGCACCCCGAGTGGCAGGAGCGGGTGCGCGCGGAATCGCTGGCACTCGGCAAGGATTCACTGGACTACGCCGATCTGGAGCAGCTGCCGTCGCTGGATCTGGCCTTCCGCGAGGCGCTGCGAATGTGGGCGCCGGTCGGCCAGCAGGCCCGCGAGACCACCTCCGATACCGAGCTCTGCGGCCACTTCGTGCCGAAGGGGACGCTGGTGATGACCGGGCCGTTCGGGCTGATGCGCAACGCCGAGTTCTGGCACGACCCGGACACCTTCGACCCGGAGCGCTTCATCGACGGCCGCCGCGAGGACAAGTCGCACCGCTTCGCCTTTCCGCCCTTCGGCGGTGGCGCGCACAAGTGCATCGGGCTCTACTTCGGCGGCATGACCGTCAAGGCGGTGCTGCACCGGATGCTGCTGAGCTACCGCTGGTCGGTGCCTGCCGGGTACCTGCCGCCGATGGTGCCGACCACCGGCCCGACCCCGGCGGACGGGCTGCCGATCCGGCTGGAGCGGCTGGCGTGA
- a CDS encoding ferredoxin has protein sequence MTRVLADTERCEGHGMCEAVAPELFRVGDDDVVIVAPGELAAADLENARLAADSCPMAALRLE, from the coding sequence GTGACCAGGGTGCTCGCCGACACCGAGCGCTGCGAGGGCCACGGCATGTGCGAGGCGGTGGCGCCGGAGCTGTTCCGGGTCGGCGACGACGATGTGGTGATCGTGGCGCCGGGCGAGCTCGCCGCCGCCGACCTGGAGAACGCGCGGCTGGCGGCGGACAGCTGCCCGATGGCTGCGCTGCGGCTGGAGTGA
- a CDS encoding SDR family oxidoreductase gives MSQTVVVTGASSGIGRATAALFLAQGYTVIGTSRDPERIPAANRIDGVEYRALDLADAESIEAFGTGLPAVDVLVNNAGESQSGPLEELPADALDRLFRINVLGPVRLTQLVLPGMRERGAGRVIMVGSMLASFPLAYRSSYVATKAALKGFAHAARLEVSPFGVAISTVEPGSIATGIGERRTAYIAADSAHLADYRTMISKLDHNEQNGIAAEQVAALIVKVARARRPKPLYATGSRAPLVFALRRLLPAAAIHRITARAHGLKR, from the coding sequence ATGTCGCAGACCGTCGTCGTCACCGGAGCGTCGTCGGGGATCGGCCGCGCTACCGCGGCCCTGTTCCTCGCGCAGGGGTACACGGTGATCGGCACCAGCCGCGACCCGGAGCGGATCCCGGCGGCGAACCGGATCGACGGCGTCGAGTACCGGGCGCTCGACCTCGCCGACGCGGAGTCGATCGAGGCGTTCGGCACCGGCCTTCCCGCGGTGGACGTGCTGGTCAACAATGCGGGCGAGAGCCAGTCGGGCCCGCTGGAGGAGCTGCCCGCGGACGCGCTGGACCGGCTCTTCCGGATCAATGTGCTCGGCCCGGTGCGGCTCACCCAGCTGGTGCTCCCTGGGATGCGCGAGCGCGGCGCGGGCCGGGTGATCATGGTCGGCTCGATGCTGGCCAGCTTCCCGCTGGCCTACCGCTCCTCGTACGTGGCGACCAAGGCCGCGCTCAAGGGCTTCGCGCACGCGGCGCGGCTGGAGGTCTCCCCGTTCGGGGTGGCGATCAGCACGGTGGAGCCCGGATCGATCGCCACCGGGATCGGCGAGCGGCGCACCGCCTACATCGCCGCCGACTCCGCGCACCTGGCCGACTACCGGACCATGATCAGCAAGCTCGACCACAACGAGCAGAACGGCATCGCGGCCGAGCAGGTGGCCGCGCTGATCGTGAAGGTGGCGCGGGCCCGCAGGCCGAAGCCGCTGTACGCCACCGGAAGCCGGGCACCGCTGGTCTTCGCGCTGCGCAGGCTGCTGCCCGCGGCGGCGATCCACCGGATCACCGCGCGGGCGCACGGCCTGAAGCGCTGA
- a CDS encoding SAM-dependent methyltransferase translates to MSDNSPSVEIDQSKPSIARVYDYVLGGKDNYPVDQAIGDHFINNLPGSVAIAKTNRDVLVRAVRELAADGIRQFIDLGSGLPTSDNVHQVAARHAAGSKVVYVDNDPIVLAHGRAILATDDNTVVIQADAVDPDGIRNHPELRRLIDFDQPVAVIFSAILHHLEDRENPLGIVRFWRDQVAPGSALFISHFRSGDNEETKAAEGKLQETFGRGRWRSDSEIAAFFEGLDIAEPGIVPAVQWRPDSTGPDAIGSAERELTIWERLIVAGVGYKR, encoded by the coding sequence GTGTCCGACAATTCCCCCTCGGTCGAGATCGACCAGAGCAAGCCAAGCATTGCCCGCGTCTACGACTACGTGCTCGGCGGGAAGGACAACTACCCGGTCGACCAGGCGATCGGTGATCACTTCATCAACAACCTGCCCGGTTCGGTCGCCATCGCCAAAACCAACCGGGACGTGCTGGTCCGCGCCGTCCGCGAGCTCGCCGCCGACGGCATCAGGCAGTTCATCGACCTCGGCAGCGGGCTGCCGACCTCGGACAACGTGCACCAGGTCGCGGCCAGGCACGCCGCGGGGTCGAAGGTGGTCTACGTCGACAACGACCCGATCGTGCTCGCGCACGGCAGGGCCATCCTCGCCACCGACGACAACACCGTGGTGATCCAGGCCGACGCGGTCGACCCGGATGGCATCCGCAACCACCCGGAGTTGCGGCGGCTCATCGATTTCGACCAGCCGGTCGCGGTGATCTTCAGCGCGATCCTGCACCACCTGGAGGACCGGGAGAACCCGCTCGGCATCGTGCGCTTCTGGCGCGACCAGGTTGCGCCGGGCAGCGCGCTGTTCATCTCGCACTTCCGCTCCGGCGACAACGAGGAGACCAAGGCCGCGGAGGGCAAGCTGCAGGAGACCTTCGGCCGCGGCCGCTGGCGCAGCGACTCCGAGATCGCGGCCTTCTTCGAGGGGCTGGACATCGCCGAGCCCGGCATCGTGCCCGCCGTGCAGTGGCGCCCGGACAGCACCGGCCCGGACGCCATCGGCAGCGCCGAGCGCGAGCTCACCATCTGGGAGCGGCTGATCGTGGCCGGGGTGGGCTACAAGCGCTGA